The proteins below come from a single Isoptericola dokdonensis DS-3 genomic window:
- a CDS encoding XRE family transcriptional regulator, with amino-acid sequence MATTTTQRPAPTLPTTTTADAEPDALTIGRRIRHLRARRGMTLGDLAEAIGRAPSQVSMLENGKREPTIARLQAVARALGTTVDELLSPEAPSRRDALEIELERVQRGPLFSALGVKSVRVGKSLPTDALEAIVALQAELERLHSERALTPEEARRANTELRADMRAQDNYFPDLELVARSLLDDVGHTHGPVPQRAAVEIASHLGFTIHYESDVPHSTRAVIDQRHRRVYLPSNGIRGRSDARSALLQALSSHVLEHAEPRDYGEFLRQRVEANYLCAALLLPEREAVRHLRDAKDARAISIEDLRDAFAVSYETAAHRFTNLATRHLGIGVHFMKVHESGAIHKAYENDGVRFPADALGTVEGQHVCKQWTARVVFGIADRLSPYYQYTDTPTGTYWCTSRVTDTPDGRFSVSVGVPYAQVKWFLGRETTARSTSRCPDESCCRRPRAPLAQRWDGQAFPSARPHASMLAAMPSGAFPGVDTTEVYEFLERHAPTS; translated from the coding sequence ATGGCCACGACGACGACCCAGCGGCCGGCACCGACCCTGCCGACCACGACCACGGCGGACGCCGAGCCCGACGCGCTGACGATCGGGCGGCGGATCCGGCACCTGCGCGCCCGCCGGGGCATGACGCTCGGCGACCTCGCCGAGGCCATCGGACGTGCGCCGTCGCAGGTGTCCATGCTGGAGAACGGCAAGCGCGAACCGACGATCGCCCGGCTGCAGGCGGTCGCCCGCGCGCTGGGCACCACGGTGGACGAGCTGCTGTCGCCGGAGGCGCCGTCCCGGCGCGACGCCCTGGAGATCGAGCTGGAGCGCGTGCAAAGAGGGCCGCTCTTCTCGGCGCTCGGGGTGAAGTCGGTGCGGGTCGGCAAGTCGCTGCCGACGGACGCCCTGGAGGCGATCGTCGCGCTCCAGGCGGAGCTGGAGCGCCTGCACTCGGAGCGGGCGCTCACCCCGGAGGAGGCGCGGCGCGCGAACACCGAGCTGCGGGCGGACATGCGCGCGCAGGACAACTACTTCCCCGACCTGGAGCTCGTCGCGCGGTCGCTGCTCGACGACGTCGGGCACACGCACGGGCCGGTGCCGCAGCGTGCCGCGGTGGAGATCGCCTCCCACCTGGGCTTCACGATCCACTACGAGTCGGACGTGCCGCACTCGACCCGGGCCGTCATCGACCAGCGCCACCGGCGCGTCTACCTGCCGAGCAACGGCATCCGCGGGCGCTCGGACGCCCGGTCGGCGCTGCTGCAGGCCCTGTCGTCGCACGTGCTGGAGCATGCCGAGCCGCGCGACTACGGCGAGTTCCTGCGCCAGCGGGTCGAGGCGAACTACCTGTGCGCCGCGCTGCTGCTGCCCGAGCGGGAGGCGGTGCGGCACCTGCGCGACGCGAAGGACGCCCGGGCGATCTCCATCGAGGACCTGCGCGACGCGTTCGCCGTCTCCTACGAGACCGCGGCGCACCGGTTCACGAACCTCGCCACCCGCCACCTCGGGATCGGCGTGCACTTCATGAAGGTCCACGAGTCGGGCGCGATCCACAAGGCGTACGAGAACGACGGGGTGCGGTTCCCCGCCGACGCCCTGGGCACGGTCGAGGGGCAGCACGTCTGCAAGCAGTGGACGGCGCGCGTGGTGTTCGGCATCGCGGACCGGCTCAGCCCGTACTACCAGTACACGGACACCCCGACGGGCACCTACTGGTGCACCTCACGGGTGACGGACACCCCGGACGGGCGGTTCTCGGTGAGCGTGGGCGTGCCGTACGCGCAGGTCAAGTGGTTCCTCGGGCGGGAGACGACGGCGCGGTCGACGTCGCGCTGCCCGGACGAGTCGTGCTGCCGCCGGCCCCGCGCGCCCCTCGCGCAGCGCTGGGACGGTCAGGCGTTCCCCAGCGCCCGCCCGCACGCGTCGATGCTGGCGGCGATGCCGTCCGGCGCCTTCCCCGGGGTGGACACCACCGAGGTGTACGAGTTCCTGGAGCGGCACGCGCCGACGTCGTGA
- the aceA gene encoding isocitrate lyase — translation MTATLDTATDSRTTARPGDQVATAEALAEQWATDPRWAGVTRDYSAHDVVALRGSVGEEHTLARRGAEVLWDLLHTEDYVNALGALTGNQAVQQVKAGLQAIYLSGWQVAGDANLSGQTYPDQSLYPANSVPAVVRRINNALLRADQIEVQEKGAPTRNWLAPIVADAEAGFGGPLNAYELMRSMIASGAAGVHWEDQLASEKKCGHLGGKVLVPTKQHVRTLNAARLAADVSDVPSVVIARTDAEAATLLTSDVDERDRPFLTGGRTGEGFYEVRNGIEPCIARAHAYAPYADLIWMETGTPDLDLARRFAEAVKAEFPDQMLAYNCSPSFNWKKHLDDDTIAKFQRELGAMGFSFQFITLAGFHALNHSMFDLAHGYAREQMTAYVRLQEEEFSSESRGYTATKHQREVGTGYFDRVSTALNPDAATLALAGSTEAAQF, via the coding sequence ATGACCGCGACCCTCGACACCGCGACCGACTCCCGCACCACCGCCCGCCCGGGTGACCAGGTCGCCACGGCCGAGGCCCTGGCCGAGCAGTGGGCGACCGACCCGCGCTGGGCCGGCGTCACGCGCGACTACTCCGCGCACGACGTCGTCGCGCTCCGTGGGTCCGTCGGCGAGGAGCACACCCTCGCCCGCCGCGGCGCCGAGGTGCTCTGGGACCTCCTGCACACCGAGGACTACGTCAACGCGCTCGGTGCCCTCACCGGCAACCAGGCCGTGCAGCAGGTCAAGGCCGGGCTGCAGGCCATCTACCTGTCCGGCTGGCAGGTGGCCGGCGACGCGAACCTGTCCGGGCAGACCTACCCGGACCAGTCGCTCTACCCCGCGAACTCCGTGCCCGCCGTCGTGCGGCGCATCAACAACGCGCTGCTGCGCGCCGACCAGATCGAGGTGCAGGAGAAGGGCGCCCCGACCCGCAACTGGCTCGCGCCGATCGTGGCCGACGCCGAGGCCGGGTTCGGCGGCCCCCTCAACGCCTACGAGCTCATGCGCTCCATGATCGCGTCGGGCGCCGCGGGCGTGCACTGGGAGGACCAGCTCGCCTCGGAGAAGAAGTGCGGCCACCTCGGCGGCAAGGTGCTCGTGCCCACCAAGCAGCACGTGCGCACCCTCAACGCCGCCCGGCTCGCGGCCGACGTCTCCGACGTGCCGAGCGTCGTCATCGCCCGCACCGACGCCGAGGCCGCCACCCTGCTGACCTCCGACGTCGACGAGCGCGACCGCCCGTTCCTCACCGGCGGCCGCACCGGCGAAGGGTTCTACGAGGTGCGCAACGGCATCGAGCCGTGCATCGCCCGCGCCCACGCCTACGCGCCGTACGCCGACCTCATCTGGATGGAGACCGGCACCCCCGACCTCGACCTGGCCCGCCGGTTCGCCGAGGCGGTCAAGGCCGAGTTCCCCGACCAGATGCTCGCCTACAACTGCTCGCCGTCGTTCAACTGGAAGAAGCACCTCGACGACGACACCATCGCGAAGTTCCAGCGCGAGCTCGGCGCCATGGGCTTCAGCTTCCAGTTCATCACCCTGGCCGGGTTCCACGCCCTCAACCACTCGATGTTCGACCTCGCCCACGGCTACGCCCGTGAGCAGATGACGGCGTACGTCCGGCTCCAGGAGGAGGAGTTCTCCTCCGAGTCCCGCGGCTACACCGCGACCAAGCACCAGCGGGAGGTGGGCACCGGCTACTTCGACCGCGTGTCCACGGCGCTCAACCCCGACGCCGCCACCCTCGCCCTCGCCGGCTCCACCGAGGCCGCTCAGTTCTGA
- the aceB gene encoding malate synthase A — translation MTITASAPTSTRPDPGSPHTPPRGIALADSGSVAEGTIDVVGPMEPRFAEILTPAALDFLALLHDAYADARTELLLARQRRTRQIADGADPDFLPSTRPVREDPSWRVAGSTGAPGLEDRRVEITGPTDPKMTINALNSGAKVWLADAEDASSPTWENVVGGQLALHDAIRGTLTHTNEAGKQYALRSTELTDLPTIVFRPRGWHLFEKHLAYTGTDGSTQPASGSLVDFGLYLFHNAAELIARGRGPYFYLPKLEGHREARLWNEVFELAQDTLGIPRGTIRATVLIETLPAAFEMEEILHELRDHCAGLNAGRWDYLFSVIKCFRSRGDSYVLPDRAQVTMTAPFMRAYTELLVATCHQRGAHAIGGMSAFIPDRRDPEVTEAAFAKVRADKQREAGEGFDGSWVAHPDLIPIAREAFDAVLGDAPHQVARLRDDVTAGQAELLDIASARRGGATVTEAGLRTNISVGIRYVASWLRGTGAAAIDHLMEDAATAEISRSQVWQWIHSGTTTDDGVTITRDLCEAMVRELLTTEPRRAGDRLDDAASIFREIALGDAFPPFLTTGAYARHF, via the coding sequence ATGACCATCACCGCATCCGCACCCACCAGCACCCGCCCCGACCCGGGATCGCCGCACACGCCGCCCCGCGGCATCGCCCTGGCCGACTCCGGATCGGTCGCCGAGGGCACGATCGACGTCGTCGGCCCGATGGAGCCGCGCTTCGCCGAGATCCTCACGCCCGCCGCGCTGGACTTCCTCGCGCTGCTGCACGACGCGTACGCCGACGCCCGCACCGAGCTGCTCCTCGCCCGGCAGCGGCGCACCCGGCAGATCGCCGACGGCGCCGACCCCGACTTCCTGCCGAGCACCCGGCCCGTCCGCGAGGACCCGTCGTGGCGGGTCGCCGGGTCCACCGGCGCCCCGGGGCTGGAGGACCGCCGCGTCGAGATCACCGGGCCCACCGACCCGAAGATGACCATCAACGCCCTCAACTCCGGGGCGAAGGTGTGGCTCGCCGACGCCGAGGACGCCTCCAGCCCGACGTGGGAGAACGTCGTGGGCGGGCAGCTCGCCCTGCACGACGCGATCCGCGGCACCCTGACCCACACCAACGAGGCCGGCAAGCAGTACGCGCTGCGCTCCACCGAGCTCACCGACCTGCCGACGATCGTGTTCCGGCCGCGCGGCTGGCACCTGTTCGAGAAGCACCTCGCGTACACGGGCACCGACGGCTCCACCCAGCCGGCGTCGGGCTCGCTCGTCGACTTCGGCCTGTACCTCTTCCACAACGCCGCCGAGCTGATCGCCCGCGGGCGGGGGCCGTACTTCTACCTGCCCAAGCTCGAGGGGCACCGCGAGGCCCGCCTCTGGAACGAGGTCTTCGAGCTCGCGCAGGACACGCTCGGCATCCCCCGCGGCACCATCCGCGCCACGGTGCTCATCGAGACCCTGCCCGCCGCGTTCGAGATGGAGGAGATCCTCCACGAGCTGCGCGACCACTGCGCCGGCCTCAACGCCGGCCGCTGGGACTACCTGTTCAGCGTCATCAAGTGCTTCCGGTCCCGCGGCGACTCCTACGTCCTGCCCGACCGCGCCCAGGTGACGATGACCGCCCCGTTCATGCGCGCCTACACCGAGCTGCTCGTCGCGACCTGCCACCAGCGGGGCGCGCACGCCATCGGCGGCATGAGCGCCTTCATCCCCGACCGCCGCGACCCGGAGGTCACCGAGGCCGCGTTCGCCAAGGTCCGCGCCGACAAGCAGCGCGAGGCCGGCGAAGGGTTCGACGGGTCCTGGGTCGCCCACCCCGACCTCATCCCGATCGCCCGCGAGGCGTTCGACGCCGTGCTCGGCGACGCCCCCCACCAGGTGGCACGCCTCCGCGACGACGTCACCGCCGGTCAGGCCGAGCTCCTCGACATCGCCTCCGCCCGACGCGGCGGCGCCACCGTCACCGAGGCCGGGCTGCGCACCAACATCTCGGTGGGCATCCGGTACGTCGCCTCCTGGCTGCGCGGGACCGGCGCCGCCGCGATCGACCACCTCATGGAGGACGCCGCCACCGCGGAGATCTCCCGGTCCCAGGTGTGGCAGTGGATCCACTCCGGCACCACGACCGACGACGGCGTCACCATCACCCGCGACCTGTGCGAGGCGATGGTGCGCGAGCTCCTCACCACCGAGCCCCGCCGTGCCGGGGACCGGCTCGACGACGCCGCCTCGATCTTCCGTGAGATCGCCCTGGGTGACGCCTTCCCGCCGTTCCTCACCACCGGCGCGTACGCCCGCCACTTCTAG
- a CDS encoding protein NO VEIN domain-containing protein: MDSIILHNYAYTGLAAARDGILSRESTDLARSWSWNLWQTRQSSWNWVEEGQVIGLVASWGADRRLAWLVRMHQVLKVEVVGWESAVKALRSHTGLRKAEILSDGYAARKAATDVRYVMAWRSEPVRFLDAPIPTDLRLLGNGWARADASMLEAGQIASSTSTTAEHVRLDAESRRAVELRAVEVALAWCRENGWTDVRHVGDVYVDGERRSWDIEGRDGDIPRRIEVKGTTGSLGSVQVTRKEVDAARGNVDHLMAGVHGIALGFDSNGDVFASAGKLRVYDPWLPTEDELTVRSYTWSARI, from the coding sequence TTGGACTCGATCATTCTGCACAACTACGCGTACACCGGCCTCGCCGCCGCTCGCGACGGAATCCTGTCCAGAGAGAGCACGGACCTGGCGCGTTCGTGGTCGTGGAACCTCTGGCAGACGAGGCAGTCATCCTGGAACTGGGTCGAAGAAGGCCAGGTCATCGGGCTCGTCGCGTCCTGGGGCGCAGATCGACGGCTGGCGTGGCTCGTCCGGATGCACCAGGTGCTGAAGGTCGAGGTCGTCGGATGGGAATCAGCGGTCAAGGCGCTTCGCTCCCACACGGGCCTTCGCAAGGCAGAGATCCTGAGCGACGGCTACGCCGCGCGGAAAGCCGCCACCGACGTCAGGTACGTCATGGCGTGGCGATCCGAACCGGTGCGCTTCCTCGACGCCCCCATCCCCACGGACCTCAGACTTCTCGGAAACGGTTGGGCACGGGCCGACGCCTCGATGCTTGAGGCGGGACAGATCGCCTCGTCGACCTCCACGACGGCAGAGCATGTGCGCCTCGATGCCGAGTCCAGGCGCGCCGTCGAGCTTCGGGCCGTCGAGGTCGCCCTGGCGTGGTGCCGCGAGAACGGCTGGACGGACGTCCGCCACGTCGGCGACGTCTACGTGGACGGCGAACGCCGTTCCTGGGACATCGAGGGACGCGACGGCGACATCCCGCGTCGCATCGAGGTCAAGGGGACGACCGGCAGCCTCGGATCGGTGCAAGTGACGCGTAAGGAAGTCGACGCGGCACGCGGCAACGTCGACCACCTCATGGCGGGCGTGCACGGCATCGCACTCGGCTTCGACAGCAACGGCGATGTCTTCGCGAGCGCGGGCAAGCTCCGTGTCTACGACCCTTGGCTGCCCACTGAGGACGAGTTGACCGTCCGGAGCTATACCTGGTCGGCACGCATCTGA
- a CDS encoding CHAD domain-containing protein: MAPSRADDLAGDVFADVLAEHVRRIQQRIPPALADEPDAVHRLRTAVRRLRTTLAVYRPVFERRASDDLRDRLAELGHVLGPARDLEVRRDDVESTGRASRTPLAARERLVVELTEAHAAAHRDLLEWCAGERMRALNAELVRWVAAPPWAEAAEKPARKVARKRLRKAVRRSLSAADDVDLGVLADRTEELARDTRPTADDLLDAAHRLRKAGRRLTHAARDVTRKPTKVLGSHARELDIAGKAVQSSLGDHRDALLLARRARVVADAVETEGGDRRPYDRLAHAAERRAYAALDDAARAVAALRDVAGRTGQ, encoded by the coding sequence ATGGCTCCTTCACGTGCGGACGATCTCGCCGGTGACGTCTTCGCGGACGTGCTCGCCGAGCACGTTCGGCGCATCCAGCAGCGGATCCCGCCTGCCCTCGCAGACGAACCCGACGCCGTGCACCGGCTCCGCACCGCTGTCAGACGGCTGCGCACGACGCTCGCCGTCTACCGCCCAGTGTTCGAGCGGCGAGCCAGTGACGACCTGCGCGACCGCCTCGCGGAGCTGGGGCACGTCCTCGGGCCCGCGCGCGACCTCGAGGTACGGCGTGACGACGTCGAGTCGACCGGTCGCGCGTCACGAACCCCCCTCGCCGCCCGGGAGCGGCTCGTCGTCGAGCTCACCGAGGCGCATGCCGCCGCGCACCGAGATCTGCTCGAGTGGTGTGCCGGGGAGCGCATGCGCGCGCTGAACGCCGAGCTGGTCCGGTGGGTGGCCGCCCCACCCTGGGCGGAAGCCGCCGAGAAGCCGGCCCGCAAGGTCGCGCGCAAACGCCTGCGCAAGGCGGTCCGCAGGTCGCTGAGCGCCGCCGACGACGTCGACCTCGGCGTCCTGGCCGACAGGACGGAAGAGCTGGCGCGCGACACACGCCCCACCGCGGACGACCTCCTCGACGCGGCACATCGGTTGCGCAAGGCCGGACGCCGCCTCACGCATGCCGCCCGCGACGTCACCAGGAAGCCCACCAAGGTGCTCGGGTCCCACGCCCGAGAGCTGGACATCGCGGGCAAGGCCGTGCAGTCCTCCCTCGGTGACCACCGCGACGCTCTGCTGCTCGCTCGTCGAGCCCGTGTCGTCGCTGACGCCGTCGAGACGGAGGGCGGGGACCGCCGGCCCTACGACCGGCTCGCACATGCCGCCGAGCGGAGGGCGTACGCAGCCCTCGACGACGCCGCACGGGCCGTCGCCGCGTTGCGCGACGTGGCGGGGCGCACCGGCCAATAG
- a CDS encoding DUF6318 family protein, protein MDRDDAEGAAAAAAHFLRLRAPMMASGETAEWVEMSHQACEFCASGLEQAETIQERNDTYTGGDATTEAVEVYAMDPVTGTWPVEVRITEDASRIVNSSDEEVFASVRSTTRLLVEVGLRDGSWVIVGVGDAK, encoded by the coding sequence ATGGATCGTGACGACGCCGAGGGTGCTGCTGCTGCGGCGGCACATTTTCTGCGGCTGCGCGCACCAATGATGGCCTCTGGCGAAACTGCCGAGTGGGTCGAGATGTCTCATCAGGCCTGCGAGTTCTGCGCATCCGGCCTTGAGCAAGCAGAGACAATCCAAGAACGTAACGACACATATACGGGCGGCGATGCCACCACGGAGGCAGTCGAGGTGTACGCCATGGACCCGGTCACCGGAACATGGCCCGTTGAAGTCCGCATCACCGAAGACGCCTCACGTATCGTGAATTCGTCCGACGAGGAAGTCTTCGCCTCCGTCAGATCTACGACCAGACTGCTCGTTGAAGTAGGCCTGAGAGATGGGTCCTGGGTCATAGTTGGAGTCGGAGATGCTAAATGA